The following coding sequences lie in one Apium graveolens cultivar Ventura chromosome 1, ASM990537v1, whole genome shotgun sequence genomic window:
- the LOC141714933 gene encoding uncharacterized protein LOC141714933: protein MLGARRWCKPPAGWLKVNIDAAPCVEPKMAEALSLKEALAWIKDWRSAKVIFESDSKLPVDALTGNRGKSYFDTIVNDCVDLLKHFNDVLVVFTYRSANSVAHTLAKAAHSISGPQEWLNTAPEVIEFIIADKKV from the exons ATGCTGGGTGCTCGAAGGTGGTGTAAGCCACCTGCAGGGTGGCTAAAAGTGAACATAGATGCAGCG CCCTGTGTGGAGCCAAAGATGGCAGAAGCATTAAGCCTAAAGGAAGCTTTAGCTTGGATTAAAGATTGGAGGAGTGCTAAGGTTATTTTTGAATCTGACTCCAAGCTGCCGGTTGATGCCTTAACGGGGAATCGAGGAAAATCTTATTTTGATACAATTGTTAATGATTGTGTCGACTTACTTAAGCACTTCAATGATGTGCTAGTTGTGTTTACGTATAGATCTGCGAATAGTGTGGCCCATACTTTAGCAAAGGCGGCACATTCTATATCAGGTCCTCAGGAGTGGCTAAATACTGCTCCTGAAGTTATCGAATTTATTATTGCTGATAAGAAGGTTTAA
- the LOC141714954 gene encoding uncharacterized protein LOC141714954, translated as MELIQINGGKISTIIEWAKKLDRGGTWRPGPPSPMSLLAWNCRGLAKPCTIRFLQEITRQIRPSLIFFSETLVKKNKVEEVCRKIDFAGCWAVDVQGHSGGLALMWKNEGGVRVINSGRHYIDFEVANEQVGRWRYTGFYGCPERERRRESWDMFHELADSSMLPWCIIGDFNDLMYQKEKRGMREHPRALMEGFVQMVGACGLFDLGFIGNKFTWKRSRGKYNWVHERLDRGLANQAWQDLFPAAEVKVWDVSTSDHFPLYLQLNKQVYVPRGARFRFENTWIHEKKCLNLVKHAWASTERQGILDKKKFCCFKLHEWGGGETKKFRDKIQDCRRRLKKLRKRNNQIKRIKDAEGNWVETTEAIQGVVTDYFAQLFTTTNMTGELSRYETVGKISAEHNVALMEEVSFMGRLK; from the exons ATGGAATTAATTCAAATCAATGGGGGGAAGATAAGCACTATAATAG AATGGGCCAAAAAACTTGATAGAGGTGGGACCTGGAGACCAGGCCCGCCTAGCCCAATGAGTCTCTTAGCCTGGAATTGTCGTGGTTTGGCCAAGCCATGTACAATTCGATTTCTGCAAGAAATCACTCGTCAAATAAGGCCtagtttgatttttttttctgaaaCGTTAGTTAAGAAGAATAAAGTAGAGGAAGTGTGTAGAAAAATAGATTTTGCTGGGTGCTGGGCTGTAGATGTGCAGGGTCATAGTGGGGGGCTAGCGTTGATGTGGAAAAATGAAGGAGGGGTTCGAGTTATTAATAGTGGGAGACATTATATTGATTTTGAAGTTGCTAATGAGCAGGTGGGTCGATGGAGGTACACCGGATTCTATGGCTGTCCGGAGAGGGAGAGACGAAGAGAATCATGGGATATGTTTCATGAGTTGGCAGATAGTTCGATGTTGCCTTGGTGTATAATAGGGGACTTTAATGATTTAATGTATCAAAAGGAGAAAAGGGGGATGAGAGAGCATCCGAGGGCGTTGATGGAAGGTTTTGTTCAAATGGTTGGTGCTTGTGGTTTGTTTGATCTTGGATTCATTGGTAATAAATTTACATGGAAGCGTTCTCGGGGAAAGTATAACTGGGTTCATGAGCGGTTAGATCGTGGGTTGGCTAACCAAGCATGGCAGGATTTGTTTCCTGCAGCTGAAGTGAAGGTATGGGATGTTTCTACGTCTGACCATTTTCCTTTGTATCTTCAATTAAATAAGCAAGTTTATGTGCCAAGGGGTGCTCGTTTTCGGTTTGAGAATACTTGGATTCATGAAAAAAAATGTTTGAATTTGGTTAAACATGCTTGGGCAAGCACTGAAAGACAAGGAATTCTGGATAAAAAAAAGTTTTGTTGTTTTAAACTCCATGAATGGGGTGGGGGTGAAACCAAGAAATTTCGAGACAAAATTCAAGACTGTCGACGCAGGCTTAAGAAGCTCAG GAAAAGGAATAACCAGATAAAGCGAATCAAGGATGCAGAAGGTAACTGGGTGGAAACAACAGAAGCAATTCAGGGAGTGGTGACTGATTATTTTGCACAATTGTTTACAACTACAAATATGACAGGGGAGTTGTCACGGTATGAGACTGTAGGGAAAATCTCTGCAGAGCATAATGTGGCCTTGATGGAGGAGGTGTCTTTCATGGGGAGGTTAAAGTAG
- the LOC141714938 gene encoding uncharacterized protein LOC141714938, which yields MEAQDMVKQDCRKRIGDGRSTEVWKIPWLSCKLNGFLTTLMPEELSDTLVYNLMEEDGTRWGDELLRDICNGRDGKLIQQIPIPVRQRNDSWFWLLDVKGEFSVRSCYRQLQGEMDYPNAVFWKKLWSLNLPGKIINFLWRTCRFCLPTAAALATKSVNLSTNCLWCRSCVEDSIHILFECNFAQDVWKSVGLWEVVSVNLNSDVFVTMQKIFSVCRKDQSALVGLFCWSLWNRRNRLVWDRVNTSVFGVKAATLNLFNDWKKAQEEEKDTGT from the coding sequence ATGGAAGCTCAAGATATGGTTAAGCAGGATTGTCGAAAGCGCATTGGAGATGGTCGATCTACGGAAGTATGGAAAATACCTTGGTTGTCGTGTAAGCTGAATGGCTTTCTCACAACTCTAATGCCTGAAGAGTTGTCGGATACTTTGGTGTATAACTTGATGGAGGAGGATGGAACAAGGTGGGGTGATGAATTGCTTAGAGACATATGCAATGGAAGGGACGGGAAATTGATTCAGCAGATACCTATTCCAGTTCGGCAACGCAACGATTCTTGGTTTTGGTTATTGGATGTAAAAGGTGAGTTCTCTGTGCGTAGTTGCTACAGACAATTGCAAGGAGAGATGGATTATCCGAATGCGGTGTTTTGGAAGAAATTATGGTCTTTAAATCTTCCAGGTAAGATTATTAATTTTTTATGGAGGACTTGTCGATTTTGCTTACCTACAGCAGCTGCTCTTGCAACAAAAAGTGTGAATCTGAGTACAAATTGCCTGTGGTGTCGGTCATGTGTCGAGGACTCAATACATATATTATTTGAGTGTAACTTTGCTCAAGATGTATGGAAGTCTGTGGGTTTGTGGGAGGTGGTCTCAGTTAATTTGAACTCAGATGTCTTTGTAACGATGCAAAAAATCTTCAGTGTGTGTCGTAAAGACCAGAGTGCGTTGGTAGGCCTGTTTTGTTGGAGCTTGTGGAATAGACGGAATAGATTGGTCTGGGATCGTGTGAATACCTCGGTGTTTGGAGTAAAAGCAGCAACATTGAACTTGTTTAATGACTGGAAGAAAGCTCAGGAGGAGGAGAAAGATACAGGTACGTAG